In Pseudobacter ginsenosidimutans, the following are encoded in one genomic region:
- a CDS encoding TlpA family protein disulfide reductase has translation MKKLALISLFSFIYCIVTAQGITKITGTVAGAEDSILKVTLRMSDPFLITRESLTTYEMEVGNGKFEFAFNISKPTNVSVFINDKFLVFPGVYEMLMEPSDSIHVSVPEMKTAGHFGFGIVNIGFSGRGSDKLNMTKAATGAMLDLFNKDPKYALQSLTYKYESSDRKFNAIDAALKSFKGNISPQARDIIKGQLYDGVFYMLFISSLQSENDSLRYLFNKYIVQKKRIDVFFKSNVIYYHGGAAVSDYIQLSEFKNPYYVGGDVFRQDRKLEFAKMAMKYLKDKPIVRDYQLSRQTLTYVEAKMDNPDVRKMYQFYLDQVDARNPFFKQVKAIYDHAQSNFRTGTPFYKFALPDSTGKIHQLADFKGNVVVMDFWFNGCGGCKAMAPAMDELEEEMKNENIRFVSVGVDERKYWLQGIGKYSGKKTLQLYTEDQEQKHPFIKHLNLYAYPQLVVVDKNGNIAGIPPDPRTDKVGFRNFVRKFM, from the coding sequence ATGAAAAAACTGGCATTGATCTCTTTGTTCTCATTCATTTACTGCATAGTAACAGCTCAGGGTATTACTAAGATTACCGGAACTGTGGCTGGCGCTGAAGACAGCATTTTGAAAGTAACTTTGCGAATGTCCGATCCGTTTCTGATTACGAGGGAGTCGTTAACAACTTATGAAATGGAGGTGGGGAACGGCAAATTTGAATTTGCATTCAATATCAGCAAACCAACCAATGTATCTGTTTTCATAAATGATAAATTTCTTGTTTTTCCCGGTGTATATGAAATGCTGATGGAGCCTTCCGATAGTATTCATGTGAGCGTACCGGAGATGAAAACTGCCGGACATTTTGGATTTGGGATCGTAAATATAGGATTTTCAGGAAGGGGCAGCGATAAGTTGAATATGACCAAAGCAGCAACAGGGGCTATGCTGGATCTTTTCAATAAGGACCCAAAGTATGCATTACAATCCCTGACTTATAAATATGAATCCAGTGACAGGAAATTCAACGCCATAGATGCAGCGTTGAAATCATTTAAAGGAAATATTTCTCCACAGGCCAGGGATATTATTAAGGGGCAACTGTACGATGGCGTTTTTTATATGCTGTTCATCAGTTCACTACAAAGTGAAAATGATTCTCTCAGATATTTGTTCAACAAGTATATCGTACAGAAAAAAAGGATCGATGTTTTCTTCAAATCAAATGTGATCTATTATCATGGTGGAGCTGCGGTATCCGACTATATTCAATTATCGGAGTTCAAAAATCCTTATTATGTTGGAGGTGATGTTTTCAGACAGGATAGAAAACTGGAATTCGCCAAGATGGCAATGAAGTACCTGAAGGATAAACCAATTGTCAGGGATTACCAGTTATCGCGGCAAACACTGACATATGTAGAAGCTAAAATGGATAATCCTGATGTAAGAAAAATGTACCAGTTCTACCTGGACCAGGTGGATGCTCGCAATCCTTTTTTTAAACAGGTAAAAGCCATCTATGATCATGCGCAATCCAATTTCAGGACCGGCACGCCCTTTTACAAATTTGCTTTGCCTGACTCAACAGGAAAAATCCACCAGTTGGCGGACTTCAAAGGCAATGTGGTGGTAATGGACTTCTGGTTTAATGGCTGCGGAGGCTGCAAAGCAATGGCCCCTGCAATGGACGAGCTGGAGGAGGAAATGAAAAACGAAAATATCCGCTTCGTTTCTGTAGGGGTTGATGAGAGGAAATACTGGCTGCAGGGTATTGGAAAATATTCAGGAAAGAAAACATTGCAATTATATACGGAAGACCAGGAACAAAAACATCCGTTTATCAAACACCTTAATCTGTATGCTTATCCGCAGCTGGTTGTGGTGGACAAAAATGGAAACATAGCCGGTATCCCGCCTGATCCACGGACTGATAAAGTTGGCTTCAGGAACTTTGTAAGGAAATTCATGTAA
- a CDS encoding RagB/SusD family nutrient uptake outer membrane protein → MKKKIQFVTIALISLLVSSCSKGWLEEKQNIKLIVPTTLNDLDLLMNSSEFEYDGRGAAETSCDDYNFTPEQLSLFYYNSDRDFITWKKERDLEYGSSQLNEWVAAYIQVQICNVVLEGLETINRTEKNKAIYDRLKGCALFYRSRQFLNIAMDFCKYYDADTAPADLGIPLKLTADKDEKIVRASLEATYQQIVTDLETASKLLPVEQIIRSQVARGGAYALLARAYLFMDRYQAAQKSADSSLKYHSYVEDFNLVNNTGTRPLVIESKEMHLRFSAMTRSSSNPTYGRIADDLYDLYENTDLRKSLFFRKETDNKYSFRGSYSGQLFTGTTTAEVLLILAETKARLGDPDGAMDALNILLSKRYISQSFVPLTAQNQKEALDRILAERRKELVTRGIRWQDLKRLNRDPQYAKTLTRTIGSETYNLPPNDPRYVLPIPQFVINYNGITQNQY, encoded by the coding sequence ATGAAAAAGAAAATTCAATTTGTAACAATAGCGCTGATCAGTCTGCTGGTAAGCTCCTGCTCGAAAGGTTGGCTGGAAGAAAAGCAGAATATCAAACTGATAGTACCCACTACGCTGAATGATCTGGACCTGCTGATGAATTCAAGTGAGTTCGAGTACGACGGGAGAGGTGCAGCAGAAACTTCCTGCGATGACTACAACTTTACTCCCGAACAATTGAGCCTGTTCTATTACAATTCAGACAGGGACTTCATTACCTGGAAGAAGGAACGGGACCTCGAATATGGATCATCCCAGTTAAATGAATGGGTGGCAGCCTATATACAGGTGCAGATATGCAATGTTGTATTGGAAGGGCTCGAAACTATCAACAGAACTGAAAAAAACAAAGCGATATATGATCGCCTCAAAGGATGTGCTTTGTTTTACAGGTCCAGGCAATTCCTGAATATTGCAATGGACTTCTGCAAGTATTATGATGCCGATACGGCGCCGGCAGATTTGGGTATTCCCCTGAAACTTACGGCGGATAAGGATGAAAAGATAGTCCGGGCGAGCCTGGAAGCTACTTATCAGCAGATTGTGACAGACCTGGAAACCGCTTCGAAATTGCTGCCTGTAGAACAGATAATCCGCTCGCAGGTGGCCAGGGGCGGCGCTTATGCGTTACTGGCAAGAGCTTACCTGTTCATGGACAGGTATCAGGCTGCTCAAAAAAGTGCTGATTCCAGTTTGAAATACCATTCTTATGTGGAGGATTTCAACCTGGTGAACAATACAGGCACACGTCCGCTTGTGATTGAATCAAAAGAAATGCATCTCAGGTTTTCTGCCATGACCAGGAGTTCATCAAACCCCACTTATGGCAGGATAGCGGACGACCTCTACGATTTGTATGAAAATACAGATCTGAGAAAATCATTGTTTTTCAGAAAGGAAACTGACAACAAATATTCTTTCCGGGGAAGTTATTCCGGTCAGCTGTTTACAGGTACTACCACAGCAGAAGTATTGTTGATACTGGCAGAAACCAAAGCCCGGCTGGGAGATCCCGATGGCGCTATGGATGCCCTCAATATCCTTTTATCCAAAAGATATATTTCCCAATCTTTTGTTCCGCTGACAGCGCAGAACCAGAAGGAGGCACTAGACAGAATACTGGCAGAAAGACGTAAAGAACTTGTAACGAGAGGAATTAGGTGGCAGGATCTGAAAAGACTGAACCGTGATCCTCAGTATGCGAAAACGCTTACACGCACTATCGGTTCGGAAACCTACAATTTGCCTCCGAATGATCCGCGCTATGTATTGCCCATTCCACAGTTTGTGATCAATTACAACGGTATTACACAAAATCAATATTAA
- a CDS encoding SusC/RagA family TonB-linked outer membrane protein encodes MRSTIMRSHRAVSGTTVLAMKLTFVLLTLALFSANANMMAQKVSIKGKDLQLKQVFTFIEQQTGYVVFGNKELFADRKKITLSVANMPLTELLALIFKDQPFDYSVEDKTILISKKKTVATDLRRLLLLTDVPISGRVVDASGNPVQGASIRLKPGNKGTTSNADGSFIIEQVGKGEYTVEISLVGHLTISRKIKVNGNEQLLLSGLVLIANPETMNEVTVSNAGTGYQTVPKERATGSFSRVDNKTFNRQVSTDVITRLKGIAPSIMVDERGAKPRLAIRGQATIWGNDQPLIVVDNFPYEGDLSNINPNDVEDISILKDAAAASIWGIRAGNGVIVIKTKRGSYNKPMNISFNLNTTVGEKPDLFYISKMGPSDFIDIEKMLFEKGFYNNIITSASYRPYSPVVEILNDQKNNKISATEAEAMIDALRGYDLRKDMEKYLYQQTIRQQYALSLNGGGPRYSYYFSAGFDKNREAQVGNDFSRISLNSNQVFKPVEKLEFTVNLSYNRSNRSSAGVVQMLNNMGQEMMYPYARLVDDNGEPAAVTKTFSSVLKQKALSDGLLNWDFVPLKELELQNNKNLLTETRLNAAVKYSLLPQLSAEARFQYENQWSKTRNLYDQDSYTMRDQINSYTTFGNGVLKRNIPLGARLDNSINELNALNGRLQLNYDQRWKKHQVHAIAGIEVRQVRTTGNSSRLYGFDPVVGSSAAVDYVSSFKLYGNGYNSKIPNYDDHSGTLDRLRSYYINGAYDFDLRYVLSASARIDQSNVFGVRTNQKSVPLWSAGARWNISKESFYTLHWLPELSLRTTYGYSGNVDKTLTAFTTARLTTNYSMSIPAADLQNPPNKDLRWEKNAMWNMGIDFGLAGNRLSGSIEYFSRKGTDLIGNGDIDPTSGYISYRGNLANMTGRGIDIELNSVNIQAGDFNWKTTAIFSYAKDKVTKYQRITSIYSFISVNDNTIIRNPVGYSPVAGRSLFGIYSYPWAGLDPATGQPRGTWMANLLWNIARSYSSWDKTRLIILCTTAMPSLLILAHCVIRLDIKGWSFLSILPIDLVIISGVIPSCTHHCIPVIMAMEIIMIAGKKRETS; translated from the coding sequence ATGAGATCGACAATAATGAGGTCTCATCGTGCTGTCAGTGGCACAACCGTTCTTGCGATGAAACTAACTTTTGTACTGCTCACGCTGGCTCTGTTTTCGGCAAACGCCAATATGATGGCGCAGAAAGTATCCATTAAGGGAAAAGACCTGCAGCTCAAACAGGTGTTTACATTCATCGAACAACAAACAGGTTATGTAGTCTTTGGCAACAAAGAACTATTCGCAGACAGGAAAAAGATCACTCTCAGTGTTGCGAATATGCCATTGACTGAACTGTTGGCGCTGATCTTCAAAGACCAGCCATTCGATTACAGTGTTGAAGACAAAACCATTCTTATTTCAAAAAAGAAAACGGTAGCTACGGATTTACGCCGGTTGCTGCTCCTGACGGATGTTCCAATAAGCGGTCGTGTTGTTGATGCATCCGGGAATCCTGTTCAGGGAGCGAGCATCAGGCTTAAGCCAGGCAATAAAGGCACCACCAGTAATGCCGATGGCAGCTTCATCATTGAACAGGTAGGTAAGGGAGAGTACACTGTTGAAATATCGCTGGTAGGGCACCTGACCATCAGCCGAAAAATAAAGGTCAATGGCAATGAGCAGCTATTATTATCCGGGCTGGTGCTGATAGCGAATCCTGAAACGATGAACGAGGTAACGGTATCGAACGCTGGCACCGGTTATCAGACCGTTCCGAAAGAGCGTGCCACAGGCTCCTTCTCAAGGGTTGATAATAAAACATTCAACAGGCAGGTATCCACAGATGTGATCACCAGGCTGAAAGGGATAGCTCCTTCCATTATGGTAGATGAGCGTGGTGCAAAACCCAGGTTGGCCATTCGTGGCCAGGCTACCATCTGGGGCAATGACCAGCCATTGATTGTAGTGGATAATTTTCCTTATGAAGGGGATCTCAGTAATATAAATCCTAACGATGTAGAAGATATCAGTATCCTTAAAGATGCAGCAGCGGCTTCTATCTGGGGTATACGCGCGGGAAACGGAGTGATCGTGATCAAAACGAAACGGGGATCATACAACAAGCCGATGAACATCAGCTTTAATTTGAACACAACGGTAGGAGAGAAGCCAGATCTGTTCTATATCTCCAAAATGGGTCCGTCTGATTTTATTGATATCGAAAAAATGCTTTTCGAGAAAGGATTTTACAACAATATTATCACCAGTGCTTCCTATCGCCCTTATTCACCGGTGGTTGAAATCCTCAATGATCAAAAGAATAATAAGATCAGCGCAACAGAAGCTGAAGCTATGATCGATGCATTGAGAGGATACGACCTTCGGAAGGACATGGAGAAATATCTCTACCAGCAAACCATCAGGCAACAGTACGCCCTGAGCCTGAATGGCGGCGGTCCCAGGTATTCCTATTATTTTTCCGCAGGCTTTGATAAGAACCGGGAAGCTCAGGTGGGCAATGATTTCAGCCGCATCAGTCTCAATAGCAACCAGGTGTTCAAGCCTGTGGAGAAGCTGGAGTTTACCGTCAATCTTTCGTACAACAGAAGTAACAGGTCATCTGCCGGAGTAGTACAAATGCTTAACAATATGGGGCAGGAGATGATGTACCCTTATGCAAGACTGGTAGATGATAATGGAGAACCGGCAGCAGTAACCAAAACCTTTAGTTCCGTTCTTAAACAAAAAGCTTTATCAGATGGATTGCTCAACTGGGATTTTGTACCACTGAAGGAACTGGAATTACAGAACAACAAAAACCTGCTTACCGAAACCAGGCTTAATGCGGCAGTTAAATATTCTCTGCTGCCACAACTGTCTGCTGAAGCCCGTTTCCAGTATGAGAACCAGTGGAGCAAAACCAGGAATTTGTACGATCAGGACAGTTATACCATGCGTGATCAGATCAACAGCTACACCACATTCGGGAATGGGGTATTGAAACGAAATATTCCGTTGGGTGCACGACTCGACAATTCCATTAATGAATTGAATGCTTTGAATGGAAGATTGCAATTGAACTATGATCAGCGTTGGAAGAAACACCAGGTACATGCGATTGCAGGTATTGAAGTCAGGCAGGTAAGAACCACCGGGAATTCCAGCAGGTTGTACGGTTTTGATCCTGTGGTTGGATCGAGCGCGGCAGTGGATTATGTTTCCAGCTTCAAACTGTATGGTAATGGTTACAACAGTAAAATCCCTAACTACGATGATCATAGCGGAACATTGGACAGGCTTCGTTCTTATTACATCAATGGTGCTTACGATTTTGACCTGAGATATGTATTGTCTGCTTCTGCCCGAATAGACCAGTCCAATGTTTTTGGTGTACGCACCAATCAGAAATCAGTGCCCCTATGGTCTGCCGGCGCAAGATGGAATATCAGCAAAGAGAGTTTTTATACACTGCATTGGTTACCTGAACTGAGCCTGCGGACTACCTACGGCTACAGTGGCAATGTAGATAAAACGCTGACTGCATTTACCACGGCCAGGTTAACCACGAATTACAGCATGTCCATACCTGCTGCAGATTTGCAGAATCCTCCCAATAAGGATTTACGATGGGAGAAGAATGCAATGTGGAATATGGGGATTGATTTCGGACTGGCAGGCAACAGACTGTCTGGAAGTATCGAGTATTTCAGTCGTAAAGGCACCGATCTGATTGGCAATGGCGATATAGATCCTACATCAGGTTATATTTCTTACAGGGGCAACCTCGCGAATATGACTGGCAGGGGAATAGATATCGAATTGAATTCAGTCAATATTCAGGCAGGTGATTTCAACTGGAAAACCACGGCTATTTTTTCCTATGCAAAGGATAAAGTGACAAAATACCAACGCATCACTTCCATCTACAGTTTTATCAGTGTCAATGATAATACGATCATCCGTAATCCTGTTGGTTATTCACCGGTAGCAGGCCGTTCCTTATTTGGCATTTACAGCTATCCATGGGCCGGACTTGATCCTGCAACCGGCCAACCCAGGGGTACCTGGATGGCAAACCTTCTTTGGAATATAGCAAGATCCTACAGTTCCTGGGACAAGACCCGGCTAATAATCTTGTGTACAACGGCAATGCCATCGCTCCTTATTTTGGCGCATTGCGTAATACGTTTGGATATAAAGGGGTGGAGCTTTCTTTCAATATTACCTATCGATTTGGTTATTATTTCCGGCGTAATACCATCATGTACGCATCATTGTATTCCGGTTATTATGGCCATGGAGATTATTATGATCGCTGGCAAAAAACGGGAGACGAGTTGA
- a CDS encoding FecR family protein: protein MTIHQDRLGYLLHRYQLKQISWEEMQELFANINDGGNELVVQQFLGEKLDNTAVDSTPVPVDWEFMFRYVTQEEKTVESPGSIHFMKRTWWAAAAVIVLAGLTAIWLLTGRPASVPETVSADRTQTIIQPGRNGAMLTLSDGSTVLLDTIRNGVVALQGGSRAKVVNGILVYEKTGDEIAFNTMSTPKGRQYQLALPDGTKVWLNAASSIRFPTVFAGKDRSVHLSGEAYFEVAKNREMPFRVIARNNAEVEVLGTHFNVCAYDNETMINTTLLEGSVRMNPISTAANMADPGMVLKPGQQGRLSVTEKAPVQLMENVDTDKVMAWKNGLFNFEEASLQEIMKQLERWYDIEVVYEKNIPEIALTGKITRGVTLNKLLPALAKMGLHYKLEGRKLILLP, encoded by the coding sequence ATGACGATCCATCAAGACCGGTTAGGCTATCTGCTGCATCGATACCAGCTGAAACAGATCAGTTGGGAAGAAATGCAGGAATTATTCGCAAATATAAATGACGGCGGGAATGAACTGGTTGTACAACAATTCCTGGGGGAAAAACTGGACAACACAGCTGTTGATAGTACGCCCGTGCCGGTTGACTGGGAGTTCATGTTCAGATATGTGACGCAAGAAGAAAAAACTGTAGAGTCTCCTGGCAGCATCCATTTCATGAAACGAACATGGTGGGCAGCAGCAGCAGTTATAGTACTGGCAGGACTTACAGCGATTTGGCTACTGACAGGCAGGCCAGCTTCCGTGCCGGAAACCGTATCTGCTGATCGGACTCAAACCATTATTCAACCTGGCCGTAATGGCGCAATGCTGACTTTATCCGATGGTTCAACGGTTTTGCTGGATACGATCAGGAATGGAGTGGTTGCCCTGCAGGGTGGGTCAAGGGCTAAGGTAGTGAATGGGATACTGGTCTATGAAAAAACCGGTGATGAAATTGCATTCAATACTATGTCTACACCCAAAGGAAGGCAATACCAGCTTGCACTTCCCGACGGAACGAAAGTATGGTTGAATGCCGCCAGCTCTATCCGCTTCCCAACTGTGTTTGCGGGGAAGGATCGGAGCGTGCATTTATCAGGCGAAGCATATTTTGAGGTAGCGAAGAATCGTGAGATGCCATTCAGGGTAATTGCAAGGAACAATGCCGAAGTGGAAGTGCTGGGTACTCATTTCAATGTATGCGCTTATGATAACGAAACCATGATCAATACCACGTTACTGGAAGGATCTGTAAGAATGAACCCGATCTCAACTGCGGCAAATATGGCTGACCCAGGTATGGTGCTGAAGCCCGGACAACAGGGCCGGTTATCGGTTACTGAAAAGGCGCCGGTTCAGTTGATGGAAAATGTGGATACCGATAAAGTGATGGCCTGGAAAAATGGATTGTTCAATTTTGAAGAAGCCAGCTTGCAGGAGATCATGAAACAACTTGAGCGCTGGTACGATATAGAAGTCGTTTACGAGAAAAATATTCCTGAAATCGCATTGACCGGAAAAATAACCCGGGGTGTTACATTGAACAAACTGCTGCCTGCCCTGGCGAAGATGGGCCTGCATTACAAATTAGAAGGTAGAAAACTTATCCTGCTTCCTTAG
- a CDS encoding RNA polymerase sigma factor — protein sequence MHSIYLSYHNYINFFTLSTAGANYPLLTATSDIEKAWLREIAAGDKNAFRKLFDAYRIQLFNFVYEFTHSAVDAEEIVQETFLKIWENRDAMGQVEMPRAFIYTIVRNHTYNYLKKLARSEQLRREVWANMNQTVSDAEHLLLAKESQRLIDEAVAGLSEKKQAVFRMSRMQQLKHEEIAAIMGLSQSTVKNILVETLRHIREHLARHAPHLLLPFIIWQTCSISS from the coding sequence TTGCATTCTATTTACCTTTCCTACCATAATTATATCAATTTCTTTACACTATCAACTGCAGGAGCCAACTATCCCTTGCTGACCGCAACATCAGATATTGAAAAAGCATGGCTGCGCGAAATAGCCGCCGGAGACAAGAACGCTTTCCGGAAATTATTCGATGCATATCGGATACAGCTTTTCAATTTTGTTTATGAATTCACACATTCCGCGGTAGATGCGGAAGAGATCGTTCAGGAAACTTTCCTGAAGATCTGGGAGAACCGTGATGCCATGGGCCAGGTTGAAATGCCCCGGGCATTCATTTACACCATCGTTCGCAATCATACCTATAATTACCTGAAGAAGCTGGCCAGGAGTGAACAACTCAGGCGCGAAGTTTGGGCCAATATGAATCAAACTGTGTCCGACGCTGAGCATCTTTTACTGGCAAAGGAAAGTCAGAGGCTGATCGATGAAGCTGTGGCTGGCTTATCCGAAAAAAAGCAGGCGGTATTCAGGATGAGCCGCATGCAGCAACTAAAACATGAAGAAATAGCTGCCATCATGGGACTTTCTCAAAGTACCGTCAAAAATATCCTCGTGGAAACGCTCCGGCATATCAGGGAACATCTGGCCAGGCATGCACCCCATTTACTGTTACCATTTATCATCTGGCAAACCTGTTCCATCTCATCATAA
- a CDS encoding TlpA family protein disulfide reductase yields MIEKTKNKRMKYCSKVLALTACALLIFQSFAYAQQNNTESLLEDFISKKGLVIGDSLPPAFWDISLPLVHHPNKDSSVRLSDYSDRLLVLDFWAFYCTPCIASLDKWQQLEHVFENKVKVIGIYLFDAPKRAEPFAKKRNWDMAIAAGNKMDTLLNQLFYARGRYGQVWIKDGKLLAIPKNKIVNEALVGKVLAREPVEIEMEVSHTYFENSCDLLLMN; encoded by the coding sequence GTGATTGAAAAAACAAAAAATAAACGGATGAAATATTGTAGTAAAGTTTTGGCGTTGACCGCTTGTGCTCTTCTGATCTTTCAATCTTTTGCTTATGCTCAACAAAATAACACAGAATCATTATTGGAAGATTTTATTTCAAAAAAGGGATTGGTGATCGGAGATAGCTTACCTCCTGCGTTCTGGGATATTTCTCTTCCGCTTGTACATCATCCGAACAAAGATAGTTCGGTTCGCCTGAGTGATTACTCTGATCGACTTCTGGTTCTCGATTTCTGGGCATTTTATTGTACTCCCTGCATAGCTTCTCTTGATAAATGGCAACAACTCGAACACGTATTTGAGAATAAGGTAAAAGTTATTGGGATCTATTTATTTGATGCGCCAAAAAGAGCTGAGCCCTTTGCAAAAAAGAGAAACTGGGATATGGCCATTGCCGCCGGCAATAAAATGGACACTTTACTAAACCAGCTTTTCTATGCAAGAGGACGATACGGACAGGTTTGGATCAAAGACGGAAAGCTACTGGCAATTCCAAAGAACAAAATAGTGAACGAAGCTCTCGTTGGTAAAGTACTTGCCAGGGAACCAGTGGAAATTGAGATGGAGGTTTCGCATACTTATTTTGAAAATTCATGTGACCTCTTATTGATGAACTGA
- a CDS encoding RagB/SusD family nutrient uptake outer membrane protein: MMIIRKLVYLLMPISLTACSKNFLDKKSDQSQRVPAHVSEYAALLDNKNMNVNGLNLNACGSDEYFITEAQYNSFPTGITTLYERMAYDWEGDMSLAGEQAGVDWKDNYNRIMQCNLVLEGLDNLNNVDDQQEFDRAKGTALFIRSLNFFHLAEQYCLTPTVSEMEQALGIPLKLEVNFDRQVSRATLKKTYAQIIDDLTAAILLLPVSSNHTTRPGKAAAHALLAKVYLILNEFDKVEMHAAEAIKINPYLLDLNKTENVNTQPFPSLYENREILFHGQLIELTMPGMMDLDPELAALYKDDDLRPDHYFKNDGNNRVSLFGTYAGFNDFSRPILFSGLAVDEVYLLHAEACARQSKLTTALESLNFLRKHRIDRSKYIALSSTNKDEVLVWVLEERRRELVLRGNRWGDIKRLNREPRYAKTLVRNNGAVQRTLPPGDLRFAWPLHEYAIIYDKLEQNPR, from the coding sequence ATGATGATCATAAGAAAGCTGGTATACCTGCTTATGCCAATTTCACTAACTGCTTGCTCCAAAAATTTTTTGGACAAAAAATCCGACCAGAGCCAACGTGTTCCCGCTCATGTTAGCGAGTATGCAGCATTGTTGGATAATAAGAACATGAATGTGAATGGTCTTAATTTAAATGCTTGCGGATCGGATGAGTATTTTATTACCGAAGCTCAATATAATTCTTTCCCAACAGGCATTACCACTTTATATGAAAGAATGGCTTACGATTGGGAGGGCGACATGTCCCTTGCAGGTGAACAGGCAGGAGTAGACTGGAAGGACAATTATAATCGGATTATGCAGTGTAACCTGGTATTGGAAGGCCTTGATAATTTAAATAATGTTGATGATCAACAGGAATTTGACCGCGCAAAAGGAACTGCTTTGTTCATCAGGTCTCTTAACTTTTTTCATTTAGCAGAACAATATTGTTTAACTCCAACAGTATCCGAAATGGAGCAGGCACTGGGAATACCTCTCAAGTTAGAAGTAAATTTCGACAGGCAGGTAAGCCGGGCTACTCTAAAAAAGACCTATGCGCAGATCATTGATGACCTTACAGCTGCGATATTGTTATTACCTGTTTCTTCAAATCATACTACAAGGCCGGGGAAAGCAGCGGCGCACGCTTTACTGGCAAAGGTCTACCTCATATTGAATGAGTTTGATAAAGTAGAAATGCATGCTGCTGAAGCAATTAAGATCAATCCTTATTTGCTCGATCTTAATAAAACGGAAAATGTAAATACGCAGCCATTTCCTTCTCTATATGAGAACAGGGAAATTCTGTTTCATGGTCAGTTGATTGAGCTCACTATGCCTGGTATGATGGACCTTGATCCTGAACTGGCTGCTTTATATAAGGATGACGATTTGAGACCTGATCACTATTTTAAAAATGATGGAAACAACCGCGTGTCTCTTTTTGGAACTTACGCGGGATTCAATGATTTTAGCCGCCCAATACTGTTTTCAGGATTAGCTGTTGACGAAGTGTATCTCCTGCATGCAGAGGCTTGCGCCCGTCAGTCAAAATTAACAACAGCGTTGGAGAGTTTAAACTTTTTAAGAAAACATAGGATAGATCGCAGTAAATATATTGCGCTGTCTAGTACAAATAAAGACGAAGTATTAGTGTGGGTATTGGAAGAACGAAGACGGGAATTGGTGCTGAGAGGGAATCGTTGGGGCGATATAAAGCGACTTAACAGAGAGCCCCGGTATGCCAAAACGCTTGTCAGGAACAATGGCGCTGTGCAACGTACTTTACCTCCGGGAGATTTGAGATTCGCATGGCCGCTGCATGAATATGCTATTATTTATGATAAGCTGGAACAAAATCCCCGGTGA